The window TATGCtctttagtgaaaaaaaaattcactgagGGAGGTTATTAAAGCCTAAGTAAAGAGTTATTTTTTGGTTCAGATTTTTTCCTCCTTCTTAGAAAGTCCTAGTATTAAATGAAATACATCATTCAATAGGAAATCTATTAATGTTTCAAAAcacatattttgaaaaaaaaaatacaaaaaaatactgaGTATGTGTCAAAATGCAATACCGTAGCCTAAGGAAGAAACAAGAAGACTGTCATCTGCGAATTTTACAAGTTCTATATATGACCTTCTATATTTGAAAGTTTGTTCATTGTCAAGCTGCATATTTGTGATTTAGCTGGTGAAATCACTGCTTTTtctttagtgaaaaaaaaagaatgctcttttattttttatgggtTAAGGCAAAGTTTGGCCATCAaccagtaaaaaaattaatttaaaaaacactcATCAAGGCCGATACAACTTCCCCCAAATAAAACGTGGGGGGATAAGGCAAGAAACTCATTTGAAGCTATAAAATGACAATAAACAATCTTTCAAATAATTTGAAGCTATAAAATGACAATAAACAATCTTTTAAATATAGATGGCCTAGCTGCAAGTCATGTGTAAAATTAAATTCACACAATTTTGCATTATTATTTAGACAGGTTTAGGTggtaatatttacaaaaaacagttgtATGACCAGCCTCTCTTAGGTTGGCTTTGGAGACTGGAAAACCAAATTCAGAGGATAAGAAAATTGACACAACTGTATAACCTTATAATGGTAAAATATAGATTTTACCATTTTTGCGAAGTACACTGACCTTAAAGGAGTtctaaatgaaaacaaatcaaaTCACAAAAATCCGAAGCTGATCTATTCATCTTCAGCACCATGTGTGCTTGGATATATAGCACTGAAGATAGTCTAAATAACTCAATAAGACTATTGCTTGTAATTTCAAATCAGTTGATATTTGCACTAGCCTTATTGTAGACCATTTGAGCACATGCAAATCTTggttacaaaaacaaataagtaTTTACAATcatagaaaaataatattctgtacaacattaatttcaaatttataaaaaatatcaagctATAAATATGGAAAATTATATCAATTCAAAACAGAATTTTCTCCATACACATTGTTTCTTTGCTCATGTACCTTATGTTGCCATTCTGTCATTCTTCTATCAAAAGAACTGATTGATAATGTGCGTCTTTTTCTCACAGCCGGCTCCTTTAAAGATTCCTGGATGTTATCTGATGTGACACTGAGTTCTGGTTTCTTTCGCTTGTTTTGTATAAATACAAAAACCATGTAAAGATACAACAGGGCAATTGAGGTGATCAGAAAAATTACAATAACTTTGATGAGTAAAGTATTTCGCGTCTCGTATTTACATtcacattttaaacaaaatgtttCTTCCCTTTTGACAACATGCTCACAGTTACATTGATCTGGCAATGTCAAGTTGTTCACAATAACTATATTGGTAAAATTACTTTTGGACGCATCTTTGGGACATATACATTTACAGCGAACATCTGAGTACTGTGCAAACACATAATcaacataaaaattaatgatCATAATCCCTGTACAATATCTCATTTTTAATGAAGTTTctaaaagaaaatttgtttatacctaaattaatttttgcaaagattaattttttgcaaattttatcaATATGCCAGAAAATCTGTCTACACAAAAATTCCCATATTTGCGAAATTACTACAAATaacttttttgctaaaattaactttgtgaAACTGTTGGAAAAACTAGTTATCCTTGTTAAAAAATTGGCCAGCCTTGCCAGTCAAGTTCAACTACAGGCCATCTTGTCTCATTAAATAGGCCTGAAATTAAAATTgtcaaaatatactttaaaaaaaatacttagaCAATAATTCTTTGGCATGTGGCCTAGTTGTTATGGAGTTCGATTTGTAAACACAAGGTCTGTAAGGTTCGTGGTTCAGTCTGCAGCGCAGGCAGTACCACAGCTACACATCAACCCATGCCAATGTCATGTGGTACAACTTTCGCTTGAGGGAAAATGTTTCACAGTCAAACTCACTTACAATAACAGCTTTGATTACAAAGAACTATACATTATCTGAATTAAAGTTCAGCTAAAGTAGCGAAAACTCACCTAAAACTACACAATATATGACAGGTTTGAAGTTAGAACACAGAAATTCTACC is drawn from Hydractinia symbiolongicarpus strain clone_291-10 chromosome 8, HSymV2.1, whole genome shotgun sequence and contains these coding sequences:
- the LOC130654225 gene encoding putative protein 2 encodes the protein MRYCTGIMIINFYVDYVFAQYSDVRCKCICPKDASKSNFTNIVIVNNLTLPDQCNCEHVVKREETFCLKCECKYETRNTLLIKVIVIFLITSIALLYLYMVFVFIQNKRKKPELSVTSDNIQESLKEPAVRKRRTLSISSFDRRMTEWQHKVHEQRNNVYGENSVLN